A DNA window from Roseovarius sp. Pro17 contains the following coding sequences:
- the odhB gene encoding 2-oxoglutarate dehydrogenase complex dihydrolipoyllysine-residue succinyltransferase, translated as MSTEVRVPTLGESVSEATVATWFKKPGDKVEADEMLCELETDKVTVEVPSPTAGTMGDIVAAEGETVGVDALLATIEEGAGEKSAPKADTKPSEKSSEKSSEKPKEKSDAKQFEKSSGKGGGSIDVMVPTLGESVSEATVSTWFKKAGDKVEADEMLCELETDKVSVEVPSPGAGTLSEILAKEGETVQAGGKLAVLSSGSDAGVAQATDDSPADGAQHQQPEAGGDDMKDVENAPSAKKAMAEAGLSADQVTGTGRDGRIMKDDVAKAAKGDAPKAEAPAPAKRAPSPADDDAREERVKMTRLRQTIARRLKESQNTAAMLTTYNEVDMGAVMDLRSEYKEEFQKKHGVKLGFMSFFTKACVHALKEVPEVNAEIDGTDVVYKNFVHMGIAAGTPTGLVVPVIRDADAMSFAGIEKAIAEKGAKARDGKLTMDEMQGGTFTISNGGVYGSLLSSPILNPPQSGILGMHKIQDRPMAIKGEVKIRPMMYLALSYDHRIVDGKGAVTFLVRVKEALEDPRRLLMDL; from the coding sequence ATGAGCACCGAAGTCCGCGTTCCCACCTTGGGCGAATCCGTCTCTGAGGCCACTGTCGCTACGTGGTTCAAGAAGCCCGGCGACAAAGTCGAAGCCGACGAAATGCTATGCGAGCTTGAGACCGACAAGGTCACCGTCGAGGTCCCCAGCCCCACCGCCGGGACCATGGGCGACATCGTCGCCGCCGAGGGTGAGACGGTCGGCGTCGACGCGCTGCTGGCAACCATCGAGGAGGGCGCGGGCGAGAAATCCGCGCCGAAGGCCGACACCAAGCCGTCCGAAAAATCCAGTGAGAAATCCAGTGAGAAGCCCAAAGAAAAGTCCGACGCAAAACAGTTCGAAAAATCCTCTGGCAAGGGTGGCGGCAGCATTGATGTCATGGTCCCCACCCTGGGCGAGAGCGTCAGTGAGGCGACCGTCTCGACGTGGTTCAAGAAGGCGGGCGACAAGGTCGAAGCCGACGAGATGCTGTGCGAGTTAGAAACCGACAAAGTCTCGGTCGAGGTTCCCTCGCCCGGGGCTGGCACGCTGTCGGAAATCCTCGCGAAAGAGGGCGAGACGGTGCAGGCGGGCGGCAAACTGGCCGTCCTGTCGTCGGGCAGCGACGCGGGCGTAGCGCAGGCCACCGATGACTCCCCTGCCGATGGAGCCCAGCATCAGCAGCCCGAGGCCGGCGGCGACGACATGAAGGACGTCGAAAACGCGCCTTCGGCCAAGAAAGCCATGGCCGAGGCAGGCCTCAGCGCCGATCAGGTCACCGGCACCGGGCGTGACGGCCGCATCATGAAAGACGATGTCGCCAAAGCGGCCAAGGGTGACGCGCCCAAGGCCGAGGCCCCCGCCCCCGCCAAACGCGCGCCGTCCCCCGCAGATGACGACGCGCGCGAGGAACGGGTCAAGATGACACGCCTGCGTCAAACCATCGCCCGTCGCCTCAAGGAAAGCCAGAATACCGCCGCCATGCTGACCACTTATAACGAGGTCGACATGGGCGCCGTGATGGACCTGCGCAGCGAATACAAGGAAGAATTTCAAAAGAAACACGGCGTCAAGCTGGGCTTTATGTCCTTCTTTACCAAGGCTTGCGTTCACGCGCTGAAAGAGGTGCCCGAGGTCAACGCCGAGATCGACGGCACTGACGTCGTCTATAAAAACTTCGTGCATATGGGCATCGCCGCCGGCACGCCCACCGGCCTCGTCGTGCCGGTGATCCGTGACGCCGACGCGATGAGCTTTGCCGGGATCGAAAAGGCCATCGCCGAAAAGGGCGCCAAGGCGCGCGACGGCAAGCTGACGATGGACGAAATGCAGGGCGGCACGTTCACCATCTCGAACGGCGGCGTCTACGGCTCGCTGCTGTCCTCACCCATCCTGAATCCGCCGCAATCGGGCATTCTGGGAATGCACAAGATCCAGGACCGCCCCATGGCGATCAAGGGTGAGGTCAAAATCCGCCCGATGATGTATCTGGCGCTGAGCTACGACCACCGGATCGTGGACGGCAAGGGGGCGGTGACGTTCCTGGTGCGCGTGAAGGAAGCGCTGGAGGATCCGCGGCGGTTGTTGATGGATTTGTGA
- a CDS encoding pyridoxamine 5'-phosphate oxidase family protein, whose protein sequence is MDYVEDIAALEALYGPPGEASLRKVTDRLTPLYSKWIAASRFCVLSTVGPDGTDGSPRGDTGSVVMQLGERTLAMPDWRGNNRMDSIRNIVRDGRLSLMFMVSGSNTVVRVNGRGRVTTDPVLLGRFGKDGKLPRSVVVIEIAEVYTQCSRAPMRAQIWGRDDSAGLPTAGEILAEASNGAVGGADYDAEWSARAEKTMW, encoded by the coding sequence ATGGACTACGTTGAGGACATCGCGGCGCTTGAGGCGCTTTATGGCCCTCCGGGCGAGGCCAGCCTGCGCAAGGTGACGGACCGGCTGACGCCACTATACTCAAAATGGATCGCCGCGTCGCGGTTTTGCGTCCTCAGCACGGTAGGCCCCGACGGCACTGATGGCAGCCCGCGTGGCGATACCGGGTCAGTGGTGATGCAGTTGGGCGAACGCACGCTGGCGATGCCGGATTGGCGTGGCAACAACCGGATGGACAGCATTCGCAACATCGTCCGGGACGGGCGGCTTTCGCTGATGTTCATGGTGTCGGGGTCGAATACAGTCGTGCGGGTGAATGGGCGTGGACGTGTCACGACAGACCCTGTGCTGCTGGGGCGCTTTGGCAAGGACGGAAAACTGCCCCGTTCGGTCGTCGTAATAGAGATTGCGGAGGTTTACACCCAATGCTCGCGCGCCCCCATGCGCGCGCAGATCTGGGGCCGCGACGATAGCGCAGGCCTGCCTACAGCAGGCGAAATTCTGGCCGAAGCATCCAATGGGGCGGTCGGTGGCGCAGACTATGACGCAGAGTGGTCTGCACGTGCCGAGAAAACCATGTGGTAG
- a CDS encoding lysophospholipid acyltransferase family protein: MSGAVQWLRSLAFIVAMYLAMAVIGIVLFPWALVSARGARVGCKAFCAWVRWSAAWMVGLRTEIRGTPPTGEVLIAAKHQSFLDIIMIFGAVPAGKFIMKRELMWAPILGQYALRIGCIPVNRGKRSAAIKKMVADVARGASRPGQLIIYPQGTRVAPGVSAPYKIGSGAIYEALEQDCVPAATNVGVFWPRHGILRKPGLAVVEFLPPIKAGTGRVEFMARLESEIESASNALMKEAGFQADGLR; the protein is encoded by the coding sequence GTGAGCGGCGCCGTTCAATGGCTGCGCTCGCTGGCGTTCATCGTGGCGATGTATCTGGCAATGGCGGTAATCGGGATCGTATTGTTCCCTTGGGCGCTGGTCAGCGCGCGGGGCGCACGCGTCGGGTGCAAGGCGTTCTGCGCATGGGTGCGCTGGAGCGCGGCATGGATGGTGGGCCTGCGCACCGAGATTCGCGGCACACCGCCAACAGGCGAAGTCTTGATCGCTGCCAAGCATCAGTCGTTCCTTGATATCATCATGATCTTTGGTGCGGTCCCGGCAGGTAAATTCATCATGAAGCGCGAGCTGATGTGGGCCCCGATCCTAGGCCAATACGCCCTGCGCATCGGATGTATCCCGGTCAATCGCGGCAAGCGCAGCGCTGCGATCAAGAAGATGGTTGCCGACGTCGCACGCGGTGCGTCGCGCCCGGGTCAGCTGATCATCTACCCCCAAGGCACGCGCGTCGCGCCGGGCGTGTCCGCGCCTTACAAGATCGGCTCGGGCGCGATCTATGAGGCGCTGGAGCAGGATTGCGTGCCGGCTGCGACGAATGTCGGTGTGTTCTGGCCGCGCCACGGCATCCTGCGCAAGCCGGGGCTGGCCGTGGTCGAATTCCTCCCGCCAATCAAGGCGGGTACGGGCCGTGTTGAGTTCATGGCCCGACTGGAGAGCGAGATCGAGAGCGCGTCAAACGCGCTGATGAAAGAGGCGGGGTTTCAGGCTGATGGACTACGTTGA
- the lpdA gene encoding dihydrolipoyl dehydrogenase, which yields MATYDVIIIGSGPGGYVAAIRCAQLGLKTACVEGRDTLGGTCLNIGCIPSKALLHASHMLHEAEHNFASMGLKGKSPSVDWKQMLAYKQETIDGNTKGIEFLFKKNKIDWIKGWASIPEAGKVTVGDDTHEAKNIIIASGSEPSSLKGVEVDEKTIVSSTGALELGKIPKKMVVIGAGVIGLEMGSVYARLGAEVTVVEYLDAITPGMDAEVQKTFQRTLKKQGLKFIMGAAVQSCEVKGGNAIVKYTLRKNDKEEQLEADTVLLATGRRPFTDGLGLDKLGVEMSKGGQIKTDDHWQTNVKGVYAIGDAIDGPMLAHKAEDEGMACAEVLAGKHGHVNYGVIPSVIYTHPEVASVGATEAELKDAGRDYKTGKFSFMGNARAKANFAADGFVKILADKETDRILGCHIIGPSAGDLIHEVCVAMEFGAAAQDLAMTCHAHPTYSEAVREAALACGDGAIHA from the coding sequence ATGGCCACGTATGATGTCATCATTATCGGCTCCGGCCCCGGCGGCTATGTCGCCGCCATCCGCTGCGCGCAGCTGGGCCTGAAAACCGCCTGCGTCGAGGGGCGTGATACGCTGGGTGGCACATGCCTGAATATCGGCTGCATTCCTTCCAAGGCGCTGTTGCACGCGTCGCACATGCTGCATGAGGCCGAGCATAATTTTGCGTCCATGGGCCTCAAAGGCAAAAGCCCCTCGGTCGATTGGAAACAGATGCTGGCCTACAAGCAGGAAACGATCGACGGAAATACCAAGGGGATCGAGTTCCTGTTCAAAAAGAACAAAATCGACTGGATCAAGGGGTGGGCGTCCATCCCCGAGGCAGGCAAGGTCACGGTCGGTGACGACACCCATGAGGCGAAAAACATCATCATCGCGTCCGGCTCGGAACCCTCCAGCCTCAAGGGCGTCGAGGTCGACGAGAAAACAATCGTGTCCTCCACCGGCGCACTGGAGTTGGGCAAGATACCCAAGAAGATGGTTGTGATCGGCGCAGGCGTCATCGGGCTGGAGATGGGCAGCGTCTATGCGCGCCTTGGGGCCGAGGTGACTGTGGTCGAATATCTCGACGCGATCACGCCGGGTATGGACGCTGAGGTGCAAAAGACCTTTCAGCGCACCCTGAAAAAGCAGGGGCTAAAGTTCATCATGGGCGCCGCCGTGCAGTCCTGTGAGGTCAAGGGCGGCAATGCCATCGTGAAATACACCCTGCGCAAGAATGACAAGGAGGAGCAGCTCGAGGCCGATACAGTGCTGCTCGCCACTGGCCGCCGCCCGTTTACCGATGGTCTGGGGTTGGACAAGCTCGGCGTCGAGATGTCCAAGGGCGGCCAGATCAAGACCGACGATCACTGGCAGACCAACGTCAAAGGCGTCTACGCCATCGGCGACGCCATCGACGGCCCGATGCTGGCCCACAAGGCCGAGGATGAGGGCATGGCCTGCGCCGAAGTGCTGGCGGGCAAGCATGGCCATGTCAATTACGGCGTCATCCCCAGCGTGATCTATACCCACCCCGAAGTGGCGAGCGTGGGCGCGACTGAGGCCGAGCTAAAAGACGCCGGGCGCGACTATAAGACCGGCAAGTTCAGCTTTATGGGCAATGCCCGCGCCAAGGCGAATTTTGCCGCCGATGGCTTTGTGAAAATCCTCGCCGACAAGGAAACAGACCGCATTCTGGGCTGCCATATCATCGGCCCGTCGGCAGGCGATCTGATCCACGAGGTTTGCGTCGCGATGGAATTTGGCGCCGCAGCGCAGGATCTGGCGATGACCTGTCACGCCCATCCGACCTATTCCGAGGCTGTGCGCGAGGCCGCGCTGGCCTGCGGCGACGGCGCAATTCACGCCTAA
- a CDS encoding 2-oxoglutarate dehydrogenase E1 component produces the protein MTDQSPNDQFHASSFMQGHNAEYLEQLYARYANDPNAVDEAWQKFFKEMGDDDADVTAEAAGPSWARADWPPMPQDDLTAALTGEYPAEPEAKAVGKKLTEKAREKGVEVTEEAVQRAVLDSVRALMLIRAYRIRGHLIADLDPLGLREQPFRPELDPESYGFTSEDMNRPIFIDNVLGLQIATIREILSIVRRTYCGTFALQYMHISDPEQAGWLKERIEGYGNEISFTQEGRMAILKKMVEAEGLEKYLHVKYMGTKRFGLDGGESLIPAMEQIIKRGGSLGVKEIIIGMPHRGRLSVLANVMGKPYRAIFNEFQGGSYKPEDVDGSGDVKYHLGASSDREFDGNEVHLSLTANPSHLEAVNPVVLGKVRAKQDQLNDTGRTKVLPVLLHGDAAFAGQGVVAECFGLSGLKGHRTGGTMHIVVNNQIGFTTAPHFSRSSPYPTDIALMVEAPIFHVNGDDPEAVVHAARVATEYRQKFNKDVVLDIICYRRFGHNEGDEPMFTNPVMYKKIKQQKTTLTLYTERLVKDGLIPEGEVEDMKDAFQSYLADEFEAGTNYKPNKADWLDGKWSHLDRKEEDYQRGQTAIKEETFAEIGTSLCRAPDDFPIHKTVQRILDAKAKMFETGQGFDWATGEALAFGSLLTEGFPVRLSGQDSARGTFSQRHSALINQDDEERYYPLNNIREGQARYEVIDSMLSEYAVLGFEYGYTLAEPNALTLWEAQFGDFANGAQIMFDQFISSGESKWLRMSGLVCLLPHGYEGQGPEHSSARLERFLTMCGQDNWIVANCTTPANYFHILRRQLHRTYRKPLILMTPKSLLRHKLAVSKTEEFTIGSSFHRVLWDDAQYGNSDTELVSDDQIKRVVMCSGKVYFDLLEERDKRGINDVYLMRFEQFYPFPAQSAVKELERFKQAEMVWCQEEPKNQGGWSFIEPNIEWVLGRIDAEYKRPDYAGRAAAASPATGLASQHKAQQEALVDDALTIKGNKP, from the coding sequence ACCAGTTTCACGCCTCCAGCTTTATGCAGGGGCATAATGCGGAGTATCTCGAGCAGCTTTATGCGCGCTATGCCAATGACCCGAACGCGGTCGACGAGGCGTGGCAGAAATTCTTTAAGGAGATGGGCGACGACGATGCGGACGTCACTGCCGAGGCCGCTGGCCCTTCTTGGGCGCGCGCCGATTGGCCGCCCATGCCGCAGGACGATCTGACCGCCGCGCTGACCGGCGAATATCCAGCCGAACCTGAGGCCAAGGCCGTCGGCAAAAAGCTGACTGAAAAGGCGCGCGAAAAGGGGGTCGAGGTGACCGAAGAGGCGGTGCAACGCGCCGTGCTCGACTCGGTCCGCGCGCTCATGTTGATCCGCGCCTATCGCATTCGCGGCCACCTCATTGCCGATCTAGATCCGCTGGGCTTGCGCGAGCAGCCCTTCCGCCCCGAACTGGACCCGGAAAGCTACGGGTTTACCAGCGAGGACATGAATCGCCCGATCTTTATCGACAACGTGCTGGGCCTGCAAATAGCGACTATTCGCGAGATTCTGAGCATCGTGCGGCGTACGTATTGTGGCACTTTCGCGCTGCAGTACATGCACATCTCGGACCCCGAACAGGCTGGCTGGCTAAAGGAGCGGATCGAAGGCTACGGCAACGAGATCAGCTTTACCCAAGAAGGCCGCATGGCGATCTTGAAAAAGATGGTCGAGGCCGAGGGGCTGGAGAAATACCTGCACGTCAAATACATGGGCACAAAGCGGTTCGGCCTTGATGGTGGCGAGTCGCTGATCCCCGCGATGGAGCAGATCATCAAGCGCGGCGGTAGCCTTGGCGTAAAAGAGATCATCATCGGTATGCCTCACCGGGGTCGTCTGTCGGTGCTGGCGAACGTGATGGGCAAGCCTTACCGCGCGATTTTCAACGAGTTTCAGGGGGGCAGCTACAAGCCTGAGGATGTCGATGGCTCGGGCGATGTGAAATACCATCTCGGCGCCAGTTCGGACCGCGAATTCGACGGTAACGAGGTGCATCTGTCGCTGACCGCGAATCCCAGCCATCTGGAGGCGGTGAACCCCGTCGTTCTGGGCAAGGTCCGCGCCAAGCAGGATCAGTTGAACGATACCGGCCGCACCAAGGTTTTGCCGGTTCTGCTGCACGGCGATGCGGCATTTGCCGGTCAGGGCGTCGTGGCCGAGTGCTTTGGCTTGTCGGGACTGAAGGGCCACCGCACCGGCGGCACCATGCATATCGTGGTGAACAACCAGATCGGGTTCACCACCGCGCCACATTTCAGCCGCTCCAGCCCCTACCCAACCGACATCGCGCTGATGGTCGAGGCCCCTATTTTCCATGTCAACGGCGACGATCCCGAGGCCGTGGTTCACGCCGCCCGCGTGGCGACGGAGTACCGCCAAAAATTCAACAAGGACGTCGTTCTCGATATCATTTGCTACCGCCGCTTTGGTCATAACGAAGGCGATGAGCCGATGTTTACCAACCCGGTGATGTATAAAAAGATCAAACAGCAAAAGACAACGTTGACCCTCTATACCGAGCGGCTGGTCAAGGACGGGCTAATCCCCGAGGGCGAAGTCGAGGACATGAAGGATGCCTTCCAGTCCTACCTCGCCGACGAATTCGAGGCCGGGACAAATTACAAGCCGAACAAGGCCGACTGGCTGGACGGCAAATGGTCCCATCTCGACCGGAAGGAAGAGGATTATCAGCGAGGCCAGACCGCCATCAAGGAAGAAACGTTTGCGGAAATCGGGACGTCCCTCTGCCGCGCGCCGGATGATTTTCCGATTCACAAGACGGTGCAGCGCATTCTGGATGCCAAGGCCAAGATGTTCGAAACCGGTCAAGGGTTCGATTGGGCCACGGGCGAGGCGCTGGCCTTTGGCTCACTGCTGACCGAGGGATTCCCGGTGCGCTTGTCGGGTCAGGACAGCGCGCGCGGCACATTTAGCCAGCGTCACTCGGCTCTGATTAACCAAGACGACGAAGAACGGTACTACCCCCTCAACAACATCCGCGAGGGGCAGGCACGATACGAGGTCATCGACTCGATGCTGTCCGAATATGCGGTGCTGGGCTTTGAGTATGGTTATACGCTGGCCGAGCCCAACGCGCTGACCCTTTGGGAGGCGCAGTTCGGCGATTTTGCCAACGGCGCACAGATCATGTTTGATCAGTTCATCTCGTCGGGCGAGAGCAAGTGGCTGCGCATGTCCGGCCTCGTTTGCCTGCTGCCGCATGGCTATGAGGGCCAAGGGCCCGAGCATTCGTCGGCGCGGCTGGAGCGATTCCTGACCATGTGCGGGCAGGACAACTGGATCGTCGCCAACTGCACGACCCCGGCAAACTATTTCCACATCCTGCGCCGCCAGTTGCACCGCACCTACCGCAAGCCGCTGATCCTGATGACGCCGAAATCCCTGCTGCGCCACAAGCTCGCTGTCAGCAAGACTGAGGAATTCACCATCGGCTCCAGCTTTCACCGGGTGCTGTGGGACGATGCGCAATATGGCAATTCGGATACGGAACTGGTCTCTGACGATCAGATCAAGCGTGTCGTCATGTGCTCGGGCAAGGTTTATTTTGATCTGCTGGAGGAGCGCGACAAGCGCGGCATCAACGATGTCTATCTGATGCGGTTTGAGCAGTTCTATCCCTTCCCCGCCCAATCTGCAGTGAAGGAACTGGAGCGTTTCAAGCAGGCCGAAATGGTCTGGTGCCAGGAAGAGCCCAAGAACCAGGGCGGATGGTCATTTATCGAACCGAACATCGAATGGGTGTTGGGCCGCATCGACGCTGAATACAAGCGCCCCGACTATGCCGGACGCGCCGCTGCCGCATCGCCCGCCACGGGCCTTGCCAGCCAACACAAAGCACAACAGGAGGCGCTCGTTGACGACGCGCTGACGATCAAAGGAAACAAGCCATGA
- a CDS encoding MAPEG family protein: MTPELTALTLAALFQVVQFALMAIPANLELGPAKTMSPRDLDQMGGPMEQQVSRGTARLARALNNHFEGLILFAIACSVITISDQSTALTATCGYIYLIARIAYVPAYYFGLVPWRSLIWAIGFGATTLMLLAALL, encoded by the coding sequence ATGACCCCCGAACTCACCGCGCTAACCCTCGCCGCCCTCTTCCAAGTGGTCCAATTCGCCCTCATGGCGATCCCCGCCAACCTCGAACTTGGCCCTGCCAAAACCATGTCGCCGCGCGACCTCGACCAGATGGGTGGCCCGATGGAGCAACAAGTCAGCCGGGGTACCGCCCGCCTCGCGCGGGCCTTGAACAACCATTTCGAGGGGCTAATCCTCTTTGCCATCGCCTGCAGTGTCATTACGATCTCAGACCAGTCTACGGCGTTGACGGCGACCTGCGGCTATATCTACCTCATCGCCCGCATCGCCTATGTTCCGGCCTACTATTTCGGCCTGGTTCCTTGGCGATCGCTCATCTGGGCCATCGGTTTCGGCGCGACCACGCTCATGCTGCTCGCGGCGCTCTTGTGA